The window ACGACCTGCAACTGGCGCCGTCCTTCCTCAGCCGAGACCTGTCTTCGTGGTGAGGCCCCGCCCGGGCCGAGGCCGCGGCCTagactcactcactcactcactcactcactcactcactcactcactcacgcgcGCTCCCGCCCCGCAGCGACCCGATGCGCGGCGCCAAGAAGCGCAAGTCGGAGGTGGTGCAGGCCTACGAGGAGTTTCCCcgcaagatggccgccgcgCCGCCCGAGGAGGTGGTGCATCTTCTCCCCATCAAAGACAAGACGCGACTCATCCCGCAGAGCGTCCGCAGAGGTGAGGCGTCCTTTGCTCGCCGACGCTCCACGCTTGACGGCCGTCTCTCGCCGGCAGCGGTGACCGTGCCaccggaagaagaagaagaggaggaggaggagcagcagGAAGAAGGGAAAGCTGACACGGGAGTGGCTGAAAGCGGTAGCCGTGGCCTTTCCCCAaattgcagggttttttttcttccccgaCGCCGTCAGTCGCCCGCCATGtttcgttcttttttttttctcagccctGAGCGCCGCGCCGCTGTCGGCGGCCCAGCAACGGCAAGTCAGAGCGTGCATCATCGGCCAACGGAAGTTGACCATCGCGCGCTTGGCGTCCACCGTCATCGCCGACCCCATCAACAACGTCAGGACGCGCCGGTGGTACTCTGCCTCCCTCCGTCCGTCCCTCCCGGTGACCTTTCTCCCACCCGCCGGCGTGCAGATTAAGGCGGTGAAGCAGCTGCGTGGCATGCTGATGGAGGCGGACCCTTGCGTGGCGGTGACGGTCAGGAAGTTGGCCATGGTCTCCTTGATGGAAATCTTCAAGGACATCGCCCCCACCTACAAGATCCGCCCCTTGACGGAGACGGAGAAAGCCACCAAGGTCCGCCGTGGCCCGTCGGCCGGCCGTCCGTCCACCGCCGCTCGCCCGCGCCGGCCCCTCAAACCACGGCGTTTTGGTGTCCGCAGGTGAAAAGGGAGACGCAGCAGCTGCGAGAGTTTGAGGAAGGACTGCTGAGTCAGTACAAGTTGTACCTGGAGGATTTGGAGCAGTGCATCAAAGGTAAGAAACGTGCCCGGGAGCTCCGCCATTCCAGCGCCGTCCATCCGAGGGCAcggcgggggggggggcaaatggGCAAATGCCAGGGGCCCTTTCCGAAGCTCCATCTCCCCCGCAGACTGGAAGCAGAAGAAGAGCAAGCGCAGCCAGGCCGTACCCGTCTCCAGCTACCCGGGCCTGGCCGAGGTGGCCGTGCGCTGCCTGTGCGAGCTGCTGCAGGCCATGGCGCACTTTAACTTCCACAACAACATCCTGGTGGCCTTGGCGCCGCTCATGAATGAGCGCACCCAGACGGTGGGTGTTTGCGCCCCGACCGGCCGGCCGGCGGAGGCCGTCCGGCGGAGGCCGTCCGGCGACCGACCGTCCGTCTCTCCGCAGGTGTCGGCCGCCTGCTGCGACGCCTTCGCCACGTTGTTTCGTCAGGACAAGGCGGGCGAGGCCTCGCTGGCCGCCGTGCGAGTGGTCTCGGGCCTGGTCAAAAGCCTCAGCTACGACGTCAAGCCCGAGGTGAGGTGACGGCGAATGCCCGGCCGTCCGCCCACCGCCGCCCTGACGTGTCGCTCCTGGCGCAGGTGCTGCGGACGCTGTTGAGCGTGCGCATTCAGGAAGCGCACGTGAAGAAGGACCTGAGCGACACGGCACCCGCCCTCAAGCTCATGACGCACAAAGACAGGGGCAAACTGTCACGGATGAAAAGAAAAGTAACGTGGGGGCCGCCTGACGGCTTGGTCGCCGgccttccgtccgtccgtccccctTAGCCGGTGGCTCTCGCCGCGTGTGCCCGCCCGCAGTGGAAGAAAGCGGAGGAGAAGCTGCAGCAGGAACTTCTGGAAGCCGAAGCCTCGGACAGCAAAGACAAGAAGATGAAGACGGTGAGCGCGTGGGCCGGAGAAAAGGCGGCGGCCACCATGGCCACCATGGCCGCCGCCGTCAACTAATATTTTGCCTGGGTCCGGCAGCACACGGAGACCCTCAACATCGTCTTCCTCATCTACTTTCGGATTTTGAAGAAAGCCCACAAGTCCGTCCTCCTCTCCGCCGTCTTGGAAGGCCTGGCCAAGTAAGACGCGTCCCAGAAGTCGCTCCGGCCGCCCCGGCCGCCCGCATTCATGCCGCCTTCCCCGCAGTTTTGCACACTTGATCAACTTGGAGTTCTTTGACGACCTGCTGGACGTGCTTCAGGGCCTCGTCTGCTCGGGCGTGAGTAGAATGCGCGTGGCGCTCGATCGCGCTCGCCTGCCCGCTCGCTTGCCCGCTCGCTTGCCCGCCCTTCTCCCCCGCCCTTCTCCCCCCTTCTCCGCCACTGATGCCGTGGCCGGTCCGCCCATGCGCAGGACCTGAGCAACCGGGAGCGGCTTCATTGCGTCCAGACCGTCTTCACCATCTTGTCGGGACAAGGTACGCTCGCTCTCTCGGCTTCTCTCGGCTTCTCCCATCTTCTCCGTGGTCACCGTCTGCGCCGCAGGTGACGTCCTGACCGTGGACCCGCTCAACTTTTACTCTCACCTGTATGGCGCCTTGCTGCGGCTGCACGCGGGTGAGCGCCCGCCCCGGGCCGTGGCCGGAAAAGCCGGG is drawn from Stigmatopora nigra isolate UIUO_SnigA chromosome 18, RoL_Snig_1.1, whole genome shotgun sequence and contains these coding sequences:
- the noc3l gene encoding nucleolar complex protein 3 homolog, yielding MAPARSSKKCRPSFRRLLKTSGTKLENKLKNRQFKRENCDKRQRKERKKLRQALMGVALATPRPLDAMPKRPEDEEDEEDFLESLPTDMLEDDDLQLAPSFLSRDLSSCDPMRGAKKRKSEVVQAYEEFPRKMAAAPPEEVVHLLPIKDKTRLIPQSVRRAVTVPPEEEEEEEEEQQEEGKADTGVAESALSAAPLSAAQQRQVRACIIGQRKLTIARLASTVIADPINNIKAVKQLRGMLMEADPCVAVTVRKLAMVSLMEIFKDIAPTYKIRPLTETEKATKVKRETQQLREFEEGLLSQYKLYLEDLEQCIKDWKQKKSKRSQAVPVSSYPGLAEVAVRCLCELLQAMAHFNFHNNILVALAPLMNERTQTVSAACCDAFATLFRQDKAGEASLAAVRVVSGLVKSLSYDVKPEVLRTLLSVRIQEAHVKKDLSDTAPALKLMTHKDRGKLSRMKRKWKKAEEKLQQELLEAEASDSKDKKMKTHTETLNIVFLIYFRILKKAHKSVLLSAVLEGLANFAHLINLEFFDDLLDVLQGLVCSGDLSNRERLHCVQTVFTILSGQGDVLTVDPLNFYSHLYGALLRLHAGAPHHDVNVALRCLDAALIGRRKRVGVQRAAAFLKRLASLALHLDGAAAVGVVAAAGSVLRTYPKCDFLLDNELQGSGSYLPEAEQPEHCNAHNTALWELHALRRHFHPTVRRLASHLSRGAPAEGGAALPPELSRRSATELYEDYRVRDASLEPAATPHKRKKKEFFSQDWTLLDDDLRRRVDNVLNADGEAELEFTQVATRACVSSTV